The following proteins are co-located in the Silene latifolia isolate original U9 population chromosome 1, ASM4854445v1, whole genome shotgun sequence genome:
- the LOC141617095 gene encoding protein PLASTID TRANSCRIPTIONALLY ACTIVE 16, chloroplastic, translating into MAASVSSSNSFLLTTTYRSKLRNSKNPRQLTVFAKKTPTSSETETRTNPFQFDWGKISDVKSLIPSVRTPPAFGGPGRQKDSGTVFVAGATGLAGVHIAQMLLREGYKVRAGVPDLGAAQELARFALDYKIISAEELKRLNAVESLFEDAESIAKAMGNASKVVVTIGSAENGPAKKVTTSDALQVVEAAQLAGVRHMAIIYDDSAGAPTSPSSVLEGISSFFNNIFSKSKPLSVTELIEKVVQTDVKFTFIKTALTEEFSPESTYNVVVAAEGREVENDYKVSRSRMAGLVAQLFSNTEVAEDKVVEVYTEPSAPSKSVEQLFSAIPEDGRRKAYAEAAAKAEAEEAAVKAAEQAREAEKVKTQLEEEVKKLSEQESRASSLAEEAKLKAEQAGASVDSLLAKAKGLGSGFSWDKLSSQLATAVKTPESGTEKVQVATVRGQAKARNLASQKAVVKPASKNSKPKSKPAPKERTATEKSTDKEVRNIFGGLFKQETIYVDDV; encoded by the exons ATGGCTGCAAGTGTATCATCATCCAACTCATTTCTTCTAACCACAACATACCGTTCCAAATTACGCAATTCTAAGAACCCGAGACAACTGACTGTCTTCGCTAAGAAGACACCGACTTCGTCGGAGACTGAAACGCGGACTAACCCGTTTCAGTTCGACTGGGGAAAGATTTCTGATGTTAAGTCACTGATTCCAAGTGTTAGGACTCCTCCTGCATTTGGTGGTCCTGGTCGACAGAAAGACTCGGGGACCGTGTTTGTTGCTGGCGCGACTGGGTTGGCTGGTGTGCACATTGCGCAGATGCTGTTGCGCGAAGGGTATAAGGTACGAGCTGGGGTTCCTGATCTTGGTGCTGCTCAAGAGTTGGCTCGGTTTGCCCTCGATTATAAG ATTATATCAGCAGAAGAATTGAAGCGTTTAAATGCAGTCGAATCCTTGTTCGAAGATGCAGAATCAATAGCCAAAGCAATGGGGAATGCAAGCAAGGTGGTGGTCACCATTGGTTCTGCAGAAAATGGTCCTGCCAAGAAAGTTACGACATCAGACGCGTTACAGGTGGTCGAAGCAGCTCAATTGGCTGGTGTACGCCACATGGCTATCATATACGACGATTCTGCAGGAGCTCCCACCTCACCTAGCAGTGTACTAGAGGGGATTTCCTCATTCTTCAACAATATCTTCTCCAAATCCAAGCCATTGTCTGTCACTGAGCTCATAGAGAAAGTCGTTCAAACCGATGTCAAATTTACGTTTATCAAGACAGCATTGACCGAGGAATTTTCTCCAGAGAGCACTTACAATGTTGTTGTAGCAGCTGAGGGACGAGAAGTTGAAAACGACTACAAA GTAAGTCGATCTAGGATGGCGGGTCTTGTCGCTCAGCTGTTCTCTAATACAGAAGTAGCAGAAGATAAG GTTGTGGAGGTTTATACTGAACCGTCTGCCCCATCGAAATCTGTAGAGCAACTATTCAG TGCCATTCCGGAGGACGGAAGAAGGAAAGCCTATGCAGAGGCAGCAGCAAAAGCAGAAGCCGAGGAAGCAGCTGTAAAAGCCGCAGAGCAAGCCAGGGAAGCCGAAAAGGTCAAAACCCAGTTGGAAGAGGAAGTTAAAAAGCTATCAGAGCAGGAATCACGAGCTTCAAGCTTAGCCGAAGAAGCCAAACTAAAGGCAGAACAAGCCGGGGCCTCAGTCGACAGCTTATTAGCTAAAGCTAAAGGGTTGGGCTCGGGTTTTTCCTGGGACAAACTCAGCTCACAACTAGCCACTGCTGTCAAAACCCCGGAGTCTGGAACCGAGAAAGTTCAGGTTGCTACTGTAAGAGGTCAAGCCAAAGCTCGTAACTTAGCGTCTCAGAAAGCCGTTGTCAAACCAGCTTCCAAAAACTCGAAACCCAAATCAAAACCGGCTCCAAAGGAAAGAACAGCAACTGAGAAATCAACTGATAAAGAGGTAAGGAATATCTTTGGTGGCTTGTTTAAGCAAGAAACCATCTATGTCGACGATGTTTGA